The Pontibacter pudoricolor genome contains a region encoding:
- the rlmD gene encoding 23S rRNA (uracil(1939)-C(5))-methyltransferase RlmD has translation MVAEGKCLARHNNMVIFVGGVAPGDVVDLRITKKKKSFMEAVPVQFREYSDLRVQPFCEHFGTCGGCKWQHIGYNTQLYYKEKQVKDNLERIGKVALPKFDPILGSKKDKFYRNKLEFTFSSFGWLTNEQIQSGENYDRNALGFHMPGRFDKILDIQNCYLQPDPSNAIRLAVRDYTRAKGLVYYDAVKQTGFLRNLIVRTANTGELMVILLVKHNDEEAILGIMQHLETNFPEITSLQYVVNPKMNDTFHDQEVICYKGLPYIHEEMEGIRFRVGPKSFYQTNADQAYELYRLTREFAGLTGNELVYDLYTGAGTIANFVARQAKEVIGIEYVPSAIEDARINSEINNITNTTFYAGDMKDILSDALIAQHGRPDVVITDPPRAGMHPDVVEKLLQVHADRIVYVSCNPATQARDLELLSDKYDVTRVQPVDMFPQTHHVENIVLLTAK, from the coding sequence ATGGTGGCCGAAGGCAAATGCTTGGCGCGCCATAACAACATGGTTATTTTTGTGGGCGGCGTGGCTCCAGGCGATGTGGTTGACCTGCGCATCACCAAAAAGAAGAAAAGCTTTATGGAAGCTGTGCCGGTGCAGTTCAGGGAATATTCTGACCTGCGTGTGCAGCCATTTTGTGAGCACTTTGGTACCTGCGGAGGTTGCAAGTGGCAGCACATCGGCTATAATACCCAACTATACTATAAAGAGAAACAGGTAAAAGATAATCTGGAGCGCATTGGTAAAGTAGCACTTCCAAAATTCGACCCGATACTTGGGTCTAAAAAAGATAAGTTCTACCGCAACAAACTGGAGTTCACCTTTTCGAGTTTCGGATGGCTTACAAACGAGCAGATTCAGTCCGGGGAAAACTATGACCGAAATGCGTTAGGCTTCCACATGCCGGGCCGTTTCGATAAAATACTTGACATTCAGAATTGTTACCTGCAGCCCGATCCGTCTAACGCAATACGACTGGCAGTACGCGATTATACCCGTGCCAAAGGCCTGGTATACTATGATGCGGTAAAACAAACAGGGTTTCTGCGTAACCTGATCGTTCGTACAGCCAATACCGGCGAACTGATGGTCATTCTTTTAGTGAAGCATAACGACGAAGAAGCGATTCTTGGCATCATGCAGCACCTGGAAACCAACTTCCCGGAGATCACCTCGCTGCAATATGTGGTAAACCCGAAAATGAACGATACTTTCCATGACCAAGAAGTGATCTGTTATAAAGGATTGCCTTATATTCATGAAGAAATGGAAGGGATACGTTTCAGGGTAGGGCCAAAGTCTTTTTACCAGACCAATGCCGACCAGGCGTACGAACTATACCGCCTTACCCGCGAGTTTGCCGGCTTAACCGGAAACGAGCTGGTATATGACTTGTATACCGGTGCCGGAACTATAGCCAACTTTGTAGCGCGCCAGGCCAAAGAAGTAATTGGTATCGAGTATGTGCCTAGTGCTATCGAAGATGCCAGGATCAACTCGGAGATCAACAACATCACCAACACTACTTTTTATGCCGGTGATATGAAAGATATACTGTCTGATGCACTGATCGCTCAGCATGGCAGGCCCGATGTTGTGATCACAGATCCGCCGCGTGCCGGAATGCACCCGGATGTGGTTGAAAAATTACTGCAGGTGCACGCTGACCGTATAGTTTATGTAAGCTGTAACCCGGCAACCCAGGCCCGCGACCTGGAACTGCTATCTGATAAATATGATGTAACGCGTGTGCAGCCTGTGGATATGTTCCCGCAAACGCATCACGTTGAAAATATAGTTTTACTAACTGCAAAATAA